In Streptomyces nojiriensis, one genomic interval encodes:
- a CDS encoding type I polyketide synthase gives MTPHPQPAVTRDLVVAVSPFEEPHPAVVTAAERAGALGLLDLGRDADAARRGFAELGRRLGGGARYGVRVPAGCPLGPGELPAAVDTVLLADPAAYTPERVAAWAAAAGRPRVWAEVTGAAEARTAVAAGAEALVAKGHEGAGRVGPATTFVLLQQLLGDPAVRVPVRACGGIGPHTAAAAVAGGAAGVLLDVQLALTREGEAGLPEEVTAALRAMDGSETRTADGHRVFARPGLTPPEGPVPALLGARDLRTQLLPVGQDGASAARLAARYRTTGGVVQAVRAAVAGHLEAAVRARPLGRPHPVAQGPMTRVSDQAAFAAAVAAAGGVPYLALAVMEGPAVRRLLAETAERLGDLPWGVGLLGFAPPELRREQLAAVTEAAPPYAIIAGGTPAQAAPLEAAGIRTHLHVPSPGLLERYLAEGARRFVFEGLECGGHVGPRASFPLWEEQIERLLACPEPEALDVLFAGGIHDERSAAMAVAAAAPLAARGARIGVLMGTAYLFTEEAVAAGAIRPGFQRTAVECADTVLLHTAPGHATRCADTPYAAAFEATRRRLTESGIEPRAMWEELERLNLGRLRIAGKGLRRSPDGTGLEPVTEEQQRTDGLFMLGQAATLRTATTTIAALHAQVTEGATALLERRARELAAFGPSAQGARRTADPLDIAIVGMACAYPGAPDLAAYWAMVLAGTDAVTEVPAERWDPALYYDADQARAGERTPSRWGGFLGPVPFDALAHGIPPASLAGIEPVQLLALEISARALGDAGYGKERAFDRSRTSVVFGAEAGTELAGAYGLRALHPAYLGDLPAELDEQLPRLTEDSFPGILANVIAGRVANRLDLGGANCTVDAACASSLAALDLACRQLRDHDSDMVLCGGADVHNGINDYLMFASVRALSPGGRCRPFDAAADGIALGEGVGALVLKRLADAERDGDRVYAVIKAVGAASDGRSLGLTAPRPEGQRRALERAYARAGITPGEVGLIEAHGTGTVVGDSTELSVLSELFTASGAEPGACSLGSVKSQLGHTKCAAGLAGLIKAARAVHTGVRPPTLHIDTPNPAWRAGTSPFSFDSEARPWPVPAERRIAGVSAFGFGGTNYHAVLTGYAGSAEPRHGREEWPAELFCFRGEDRRAVDRAMARLAARLEENDAAGRPWALRDLAAETAAAPGRTGVAVVAADLDELAARLAQARTLTPGAGVHVREEGAEPGKVAFLFPGQGSQRPRMLADLFTAFPALRALLDSAPAPVVSTMFPPAAFTAEGRAAQRAAVTDTRVAQPALGLAGAAAHLLLGELGVRPDCVAGHSYGELTALWAAGAYDTESLLRLSARRAAAIVAAAGADPGSMAAVSAAPQEVREIAARAGCVVANHNAPRQCVISGPTAAVSTAVTALHEAGLSADPLPVACAFHSPVVAEAAGSLAAELATTPIWTPHTQIWSNTTADRYPTTPEDVRSLAARQVAEPVRFVEQVEAMYAAGVRTFVEAGPGRVLSGLVGRILHGRPHTVVPLDVPGEHGLLRLVTAVAELMAAGVPVAPQALFRGRASRLPEHAPRRPGWLVDGHLVRTADGAPVPGGLRPARRVTVPGTTDGREETVLEYLRSTRELVEAQRDVLLGYLGSGPADPRGGAGGAGSGPGRSPQGAERTAAALSDPSPRSAPEETPRRAPGAAGTAHPTDPAGPVPAPPGPRTAEEVMDLVLEIVHTRTGYPRDMLDPELDLEADLSIDSIKRVEIIGALADRIGLPQDPDGDGSAESAVEELSRIKTLRGIVDWITARTPAAAAPATPGGASETPGGAPLPPPLIRLRVDLVPAPAADGATETLRGLRIGLVEDGQGFAPALAAALEALGAEPTALPSAGPGFDGLVDLSALRTTAGPVLPDAFPGLREALTTGTPRLLLVTGPGTPGAGLHGFARSAALEFPGTLVRAVDIHPKEDPERIAAQLVAELSTATEGGATDGAPSASVGYTAEGTRVTRRPVPAPLRASDGPPPLDRGSVVLLTGGARGITARTALALARATGCHVELVGRTPEPATADDGFAQAQDRVALRAALIAAGLRTPAEIEAAASRILAEREVRATLAALATAAASVRYHCADVTDEQAVRAVVADVRERHGRLDGIVHGAGVLRDGLLRDKRPDDFAAVFTTKVAGARHLAAAAAEHGDGPAPRFLALFGSVAGVYGNRGQCDYAAANDALDGLAHTWAESFPGRVLSVDWGPWAAEAGGMVTPELERAYARRGIPLIAPEAGTAAFLGELAYGSDVQVVLMAEEGRGDA, from the coding sequence GTGACCCCCCACCCGCAGCCCGCCGTCACCCGTGACCTCGTCGTCGCGGTCAGCCCCTTCGAGGAACCCCACCCGGCCGTCGTGACCGCCGCCGAACGCGCCGGGGCCCTCGGCCTGCTCGACCTCGGCCGGGACGCCGACGCCGCGCGGCGCGGATTCGCGGAGCTGGGCCGCCGGCTCGGCGGCGGCGCCCGGTACGGGGTGCGGGTGCCGGCCGGCTGCCCGCTCGGCCCCGGGGAGCTGCCCGCCGCGGTGGACACGGTCCTGCTCGCCGACCCCGCCGCGTACACCCCCGAGCGGGTCGCCGCATGGGCCGCGGCGGCCGGGCGGCCCCGGGTGTGGGCCGAGGTCACCGGCGCGGCCGAGGCCAGGACGGCCGTGGCCGCCGGGGCGGAGGCACTGGTGGCCAAGGGCCATGAGGGGGCCGGCCGGGTGGGCCCGGCCACCACCTTCGTCCTCCTCCAGCAGCTCCTCGGCGACCCCGCGGTCCGGGTGCCCGTACGGGCCTGCGGCGGGATCGGACCGCACACGGCGGCCGCGGCCGTCGCGGGCGGGGCCGCCGGGGTACTGCTCGACGTACAACTGGCCCTGACCAGGGAGGGCGAGGCCGGGCTCCCGGAGGAAGTCACCGCCGCGCTGCGGGCGATGGACGGCTCCGAGACCCGGACGGCCGACGGGCACCGGGTGTTCGCACGGCCCGGCCTGACCCCGCCCGAGGGGCCCGTACCCGCCCTGCTCGGCGCCCGCGACCTGCGGACCCAGCTGCTGCCCGTCGGGCAGGACGGGGCCTCGGCGGCCCGGCTGGCCGCCCGGTACCGGACCACGGGCGGCGTCGTGCAGGCCGTACGGGCGGCAGTCGCCGGGCACCTGGAAGCGGCGGTGCGGGCCCGGCCGCTCGGGCGGCCGCACCCCGTGGCGCAGGGCCCGATGACACGGGTGAGCGACCAGGCCGCCTTCGCCGCGGCGGTGGCCGCCGCGGGCGGGGTCCCGTACCTCGCGCTCGCGGTCATGGAGGGCCCCGCCGTACGCCGGCTGCTGGCGGAGACGGCCGAGCGGCTCGGGGACCTCCCCTGGGGCGTGGGCCTGCTCGGCTTCGCCCCGCCCGAGCTGCGCCGGGAACAACTGGCCGCCGTGACCGAGGCGGCCCCGCCCTACGCGATCATCGCGGGCGGCACCCCGGCGCAGGCGGCCCCGCTGGAGGCGGCCGGCATCCGGACCCACCTGCACGTGCCCTCGCCCGGCCTGCTGGAGCGCTACCTCGCCGAGGGGGCCCGGCGGTTCGTGTTCGAGGGGCTGGAGTGCGGCGGCCACGTCGGGCCGCGCGCCTCCTTCCCGCTCTGGGAGGAGCAGATCGAACGCCTGCTCGCCTGCCCCGAACCCGAAGCCCTGGACGTGCTGTTCGCGGGCGGCATCCACGACGAGCGGTCCGCCGCGATGGCGGTGGCCGCCGCCGCTCCCCTGGCCGCCCGGGGAGCCCGGATCGGCGTACTCATGGGCACCGCCTACCTGTTCACCGAGGAGGCCGTGGCTGCGGGTGCGATCCGGCCGGGCTTCCAGCGGACGGCGGTGGAGTGCGCGGACACCGTCCTGCTGCACACCGCGCCGGGCCACGCCACCCGGTGCGCGGACACCCCGTACGCCGCGGCCTTCGAGGCGACCCGCCGCCGGCTCACGGAGAGCGGAATCGAGCCGCGCGCGATGTGGGAGGAGCTGGAGCGGCTGAACCTGGGGCGGCTGCGGATCGCCGGCAAGGGCCTGCGCAGAAGCCCCGACGGGACCGGCCTCGAACCGGTCACCGAGGAGCAGCAGCGGACGGACGGGCTGTTCATGCTGGGCCAGGCCGCCACCCTGCGCACGGCGACCACCACGATCGCGGCGCTGCACGCGCAGGTCACCGAGGGGGCCACGGCCCTGCTGGAGCGGCGGGCCCGTGAACTCGCCGCCTTCGGGCCGTCGGCGCAGGGGGCACGGCGGACGGCCGACCCGCTCGACATCGCGATCGTCGGGATGGCCTGCGCCTACCCGGGCGCCCCGGACCTGGCCGCCTACTGGGCGATGGTCCTCGCCGGAACCGACGCCGTCACCGAGGTGCCGGCCGAACGCTGGGACCCGGCGCTCTACTACGACGCCGACCAGGCCCGGGCCGGTGAGCGCACCCCCTCCCGCTGGGGCGGCTTCCTCGGCCCGGTGCCCTTCGACGCCCTCGCGCACGGCATCCCGCCCGCCTCGCTCGCCGGGATCGAGCCCGTGCAGCTGCTGGCCCTGGAGATCTCGGCGCGGGCCCTCGGGGACGCGGGCTACGGCAAGGAGCGCGCCTTCGACCGGTCCCGCACCTCGGTGGTCTTCGGCGCGGAGGCCGGTACCGAACTCGCGGGCGCGTACGGGCTGCGCGCGCTGCACCCCGCCTACCTGGGCGATCTCCCGGCCGAGCTGGACGAGCAGCTGCCGCGCCTCACCGAGGACTCCTTCCCCGGGATCCTCGCGAACGTCATCGCCGGGCGGGTCGCCAACCGTCTCGACCTGGGCGGCGCGAACTGCACGGTCGACGCCGCCTGCGCCTCCTCGCTCGCCGCGCTCGACCTCGCCTGCCGCCAACTGCGCGACCACGACAGCGACATGGTCCTGTGCGGCGGCGCCGATGTACACAACGGCATCAACGACTACCTGATGTTCGCCTCCGTCCGCGCCCTGTCGCCCGGCGGGCGCTGCCGGCCCTTCGATGCCGCCGCCGACGGGATCGCGCTCGGCGAGGGCGTGGGCGCGCTCGTCCTGAAGCGGCTCGCGGACGCGGAACGCGACGGCGACCGCGTGTACGCGGTGATCAAGGCGGTGGGCGCCGCCAGCGACGGCCGGTCGCTCGGCCTGACCGCACCCCGGCCGGAAGGGCAGCGGCGGGCACTGGAGCGGGCCTACGCGCGGGCCGGCATCACGCCCGGCGAGGTGGGCCTGATCGAGGCGCACGGCACGGGAACCGTCGTCGGGGACAGCACCGAACTCTCCGTGCTGAGCGAGCTGTTCACCGCGTCCGGGGCCGAGCCCGGAGCCTGCTCACTGGGCTCCGTGAAATCGCAGCTGGGGCACACCAAGTGCGCGGCGGGGCTGGCCGGGCTGATCAAGGCGGCCCGGGCGGTCCACACGGGCGTGCGGCCCCCGACCCTGCACATCGACACGCCCAACCCGGCCTGGCGGGCGGGGACCAGCCCGTTCTCCTTCGACAGCGAGGCCCGGCCCTGGCCGGTGCCCGCGGAGCGGCGGATCGCCGGGGTCAGCGCCTTCGGCTTCGGCGGCACCAACTACCACGCCGTCCTCACCGGTTACGCCGGATCGGCGGAGCCCCGGCACGGACGGGAGGAGTGGCCGGCGGAGCTGTTCTGCTTCCGCGGCGAGGACCGGCGGGCGGTGGACCGGGCGATGGCCCGGCTCGCGGCACGACTGGAGGAGAACGACGCGGCCGGGCGCCCCTGGGCCCTGCGGGACCTGGCGGCCGAGACCGCCGCGGCCCCCGGCCGGACCGGGGTCGCGGTGGTGGCGGCCGACCTCGACGAACTGGCGGCCCGCCTCGCGCAGGCGCGCACCTTGACCCCGGGCGCGGGGGTCCACGTACGGGAGGAGGGGGCGGAGCCCGGCAAGGTGGCGTTCCTGTTCCCCGGTCAGGGCAGCCAACGCCCGCGCATGCTCGCCGACCTCTTCACCGCCTTCCCCGCCCTGCGCGCCCTGCTGGACTCGGCCCCGGCCCCGGTGGTGTCGACGATGTTCCCGCCGGCGGCGTTCACCGCCGAGGGGCGGGCCGCGCAGCGGGCGGCCGTGACCGACACCCGCGTGGCCCAGCCGGCCCTCGGCCTCGCGGGGGCGGCGGCGCACCTGCTGCTCGGCGAGCTCGGCGTACGGCCGGACTGCGTCGCCGGGCACTCGTACGGGGAGCTCACCGCACTGTGGGCGGCCGGGGCCTACGACACGGAGAGCCTGCTGCGGCTGAGCGCGCGCCGCGCCGCGGCGATCGTGGCGGCCGCCGGCGCGGATCCGGGGTCGATGGCGGCGGTGTCGGCCGCGCCGCAGGAGGTACGGGAGATCGCGGCCCGCGCCGGGTGCGTGGTGGCGAACCACAACGCGCCCCGGCAGTGCGTGATCTCGGGCCCGACGGCGGCCGTGTCCACGGCGGTGACGGCCCTGCACGAGGCAGGCCTCTCGGCCGACCCCCTCCCCGTGGCCTGCGCCTTCCACAGCCCGGTGGTGGCCGAGGCGGCCGGAAGCCTCGCAGCGGAACTGGCGACGACACCGATATGGACTCCCCACACCCAGATCTGGTCGAACACGACGGCGGACCGGTATCCGACAACGCCCGAAGACGTACGAAGCCTTGCCGCACGCCAGGTCGCGGAGCCGGTCCGGTTCGTCGAGCAGGTGGAGGCCATGTACGCGGCCGGTGTCCGGACGTTCGTGGAAGCGGGCCCCGGCCGGGTCCTCTCCGGTCTGGTCGGCCGGATCCTGCACGGCCGGCCGCACACGGTGGTCCCGCTGGACGTGCCCGGCGAGCACGGCCTGCTCAGGCTGGTCACGGCGGTGGCCGAACTCATGGCGGCAGGCGTTCCGGTGGCACCACAGGCCCTCTTCCGCGGCCGCGCCTCCCGCCTCCCGGAGCACGCCCCGCGGCGACCGGGCTGGCTGGTGGACGGCCACCTGGTCCGCACCGCGGACGGCGCCCCGGTCCCGGGCGGCCTCCGCCCGGCCCGCCGGGTGACGGTACCCGGGACGACGGATGGCCGGGAGGAGACGGTACTGGAGTATCTCCGGAGCACCCGCGAACTGGTGGAGGCCCAGCGGGACGTCCTCCTCGGCTACCTGGGCTCCGGGCCGGCGGATCCCCGGGGCGGGGCCGGTGGGGCCGGGAGTGGGCCGGGGCGATCCCCGCAGGGCGCCGAACGCACTGCCGCCGCGCTTTCCGACCCCTCGCCACGCTCGGCGCCCGAGGAGACGCCCCGGCGCGCGCCCGGCGCCGCCGGAACCGCCCACCCCACCGACCCCGCCGGCCCCGTCCCCGCACCGCCGGGCCCCCGCACCGCCGAGGAGGTCATGGACCTCGTCCTGGAGATCGTCCACACCCGCACCGGATACCCCCGCGACATGCTCGACCCCGAACTGGACCTGGAGGCGGACCTCTCCATCGACTCCATCAAGCGGGTGGAGATCATCGGCGCCCTCGCCGACCGGATCGGTCTGCCCCAGGACCCGGACGGCGACGGCTCCGCCGAGTCCGCGGTCGAGGAGCTGTCCCGGATCAAGACCCTGCGCGGCATCGTCGACTGGATCACCGCCCGCACACCCGCAGCAGCCGCACCGGCCACGCCCGGCGGCGCCTCCGAAACGCCCGGCGGCGCGCCCCTGCCACCCCCGTTGATCCGACTCCGCGTGGACCTCGTGCCCGCGCCGGCGGCCGACGGCGCCACCGAGACCCTGCGCGGCCTGCGCATCGGCCTCGTCGAGGACGGCCAGGGCTTCGCCCCCGCCCTGGCGGCAGCCCTGGAGGCGCTCGGCGCCGAGCCGACGGCCCTGCCCTCGGCCGGGCCCGGCTTCGACGGCCTCGTCGACCTCTCCGCGCTGCGGACCACCGCCGGGCCGGTCCTGCCCGACGCCTTCCCAGGGCTGCGGGAGGCTCTGACCACCGGAACCCCACGGCTGCTGCTCGTCACCGGCCCCGGCACCCCCGGCGCCGGTCTGCACGGCTTCGCCCGCAGCGCCGCCCTCGAATTCCCCGGCACGCTGGTCCGCGCCGTGGACATCCACCCCAAGGAGGACCCGGAACGCATCGCGGCGCAGCTGGTGGCGGAACTGAGCACCGCCACCGAGGGCGGTGCCACCGACGGCGCCCCCTCAGCCTCCGTGGGCTACACCGCCGAGGGAACCCGTGTCACCCGCCGCCCCGTACCGGCCCCACTGCGCGCGTCCGACGGTCCACCGCCCCTGGACCGCGGCTCGGTGGTCCTCCTCACGGGCGGGGCCCGCGGGATCACCGCCCGCACCGCGCTCGCGCTGGCCCGCGCCACCGGATGCCATGTGGAACTGGTCGGCCGCACCCCCGAACCCGCCACCGCCGACGACGGCTTCGCCCAGGCCCAGGACCGGGTCGCGCTGCGTGCGGCCCTGATCGCCGCAGGGCTGCGTACGCCCGCGGAGATCGAGGCGGCGGCTTCGCGGATCCTCGCCGAACGCGAGGTACGGGCCACCCTCGCCGCCCTCGCCACGGCGGCCGCCTCCGTCCGCTACCACTGCGCGGACGTCACCGACGAGCAGGCCGTACGGGCCGTCGTGGCAGACGTACGGGAACGCCACGGCCGCCTCGACGGCATCGTGCACGGCGCCGGCGTGCTGCGGGACGGGCTGCTGCGCGACAAGCGGCCGGACGATTTCGCCGCGGTGTTCACCACGAAGGTGGCCGGTGCCCGCCACCTGGCCGCCGCCGCGGCCGAGCACGGGGATGGGCCCGCGCCCCGGTTCCTCGCCCTGTTCGGCAGCGTCGCCGGGGTGTACGGCAACCGCGGCCAGTGCGACTACGCCGCGGCCAACGACGCCCTCGACGGCCTCGCGCACACCTGGGCGGAGTCCTTCCCGGGCCGGGTGCTGTCCGTCGACTGGGGGCCGTGGGCGGCGGAGGCGGGCGGGATGGTCACCCCCGAGCTGGAGCGTGCGTACGCCCGGCGGGGGATCCCGCTCATCGCGCCGGAGGCGGGGACCGCCGCGTTCCTCGGCGAACTGGCGTACGGGAGCGACGTACAGGTGGTCCTGATGGCGGAGGAGGGCCGGGGCGATGCGTGA
- a CDS encoding LysR family transcriptional regulator, whose translation MTPTLAQLRYLVAVADCRSITGAAASVFVAQSALSRAVQAMERDLGVELLARRGRGVDLTPEGARVVRLARTVLNAVEAIDDIGTPHGGGARTVLTLVTTPTLALDLATDLIAAFTGRHPAVDVRLQQHGSREALVEEITQGRSELALVDLPVDKELSTHFIQEREVVLISPPGSRLPHPMPLRMLDGLPMVLPTPGTGRRTEMEAMFSCLGVRPLPTLEVDERLAWVTGVTDGRGSLIWYRDVVPRAFGSRAEIRSFTPPLLRPVGIAHARRPLSRAARAFIAQAGHKAPVREPVR comes from the coding sequence ATGACCCCCACCCTCGCGCAGCTCCGCTACCTCGTCGCCGTCGCCGACTGCCGGTCCATCACCGGGGCCGCAGCCTCGGTCTTCGTCGCCCAGTCCGCGCTGTCCCGGGCCGTGCAGGCCATGGAGCGCGATCTCGGCGTCGAGCTCCTGGCCCGGCGGGGAAGGGGGGTGGACCTCACACCGGAGGGGGCCCGGGTCGTCCGGCTGGCCCGGACCGTGCTCAACGCGGTGGAGGCCATCGACGACATCGGGACCCCGCACGGCGGGGGCGCCCGGACGGTCCTGACGCTGGTCACCACCCCCACCCTCGCCCTCGACCTGGCCACCGACCTGATCGCGGCCTTCACCGGGCGGCACCCGGCCGTCGACGTCCGGCTCCAGCAGCACGGCAGCAGGGAGGCCCTGGTCGAGGAGATCACGCAGGGGCGCTCGGAGCTGGCCCTGGTCGACCTGCCCGTCGACAAGGAGCTCTCCACCCACTTCATCCAGGAACGGGAGGTGGTGCTGATATCGCCGCCGGGCTCCCGGCTGCCCCATCCGATGCCCCTGCGCATGCTCGACGGGCTGCCCATGGTGCTGCCCACTCCGGGGACCGGCCGGCGCACCGAGATGGAGGCCATGTTCAGCTGCCTCGGAGTACGGCCGCTCCCCACCCTGGAGGTCGACGAACGCCTCGCCTGGGTGACGGGGGTGACGGACGGACGGGGCTCCCTCATCTGGTACCGGGACGTGGTGCCGAGGGCCTTCGGGAGCCGGGCCGAGATCCGCTCGTTCACGCCGCCGCTGCTGCGCCCGGTGGGCATCGCCCACGCCCGGCGGCCGCTCAGCCGGGCGGCCCGTGCGTTCATCGCACAGGCCGGGCACAAAGCACCCGTACGGGAGCCGGTGCGCTGA
- a CDS encoding putative Ig domain-containing protein: MSRLLTPPWAAALTTAALAAILPALAWTATATVTATASTGSAAPPAAAVAAAPEKKCTLPGGLAELSSLAMSRRHPGVFYAVNDSGNTNQVFAVDCNGATGRLLATFTVSGVGNTDWEGLALGTDAGGGPAILVGDIGDNLGGRAEITVHRFAEPDQLTNATVTPVTYRFAYADGKHDAESLLADPVTGRLYVASKLIGAAGRLYQAPLPPVTGQVNTLTAVRPGPVFATDGAFSPTGASYTLRSGGPLGANTASVYDTAGVKLADVALPAQSQGETVTYADCANLLVGSENDTQIWRVPLPPEATPGCGTNPTPIPTPTPTPTPTPTPAPGGLKLTDPGPQTCTFNQPCTVRLTTTGAKPPVRYAATGLPWGLALDSASGRITGKPWGSGAFRVTATASDATGATAGTTFTLTVGWF; this comes from the coding sequence ATGTCCCGACTCCTGACACCCCCATGGGCGGCCGCCCTCACGACCGCGGCCCTCGCCGCGATCCTGCCCGCGCTCGCCTGGACGGCCACGGCCACCGTCACCGCAACCGCCTCCACGGGCTCCGCCGCCCCACCGGCAGCCGCCGTGGCTGCGGCGCCGGAGAAGAAGTGCACCCTCCCCGGCGGCCTCGCGGAGCTCAGCAGCCTCGCTATGAGCCGCAGGCATCCAGGGGTGTTCTACGCCGTCAACGACAGCGGGAACACCAACCAGGTCTTCGCCGTCGACTGCAACGGCGCCACCGGCCGGCTGCTGGCCACCTTCACCGTCTCCGGCGTCGGCAACACCGACTGGGAAGGCCTGGCGCTCGGTACGGACGCGGGCGGCGGCCCGGCGATCCTGGTCGGCGACATCGGGGACAACCTCGGCGGGCGCGCGGAGATCACCGTGCACCGGTTCGCCGAGCCCGATCAGCTCACGAACGCCACAGTGACGCCCGTGACCTACCGCTTCGCCTACGCCGACGGAAAGCACGACGCCGAGTCCCTGCTCGCCGACCCCGTGACCGGCCGGCTCTACGTCGCCAGCAAGCTCATCGGAGCCGCCGGCCGGCTGTACCAGGCCCCACTGCCGCCGGTGACCGGTCAGGTCAACACCCTCACCGCGGTCCGGCCCGGCCCCGTGTTCGCCACCGACGGCGCCTTCTCGCCGACGGGTGCCTCGTACACCCTGCGCAGTGGCGGGCCGCTGGGGGCCAATACCGCCTCCGTGTACGACACGGCCGGGGTCAAGCTCGCGGACGTCGCCCTCCCGGCCCAGTCGCAGGGGGAGACGGTGACGTACGCCGACTGCGCGAACCTGCTCGTCGGTTCGGAGAACGACACGCAGATCTGGCGGGTCCCGCTGCCACCGGAGGCCACCCCGGGCTGCGGCACCAACCCCACGCCGATCCCGACACCCACACCCACACCCACACCCACACCGACACCCGCCCCCGGCGGGCTGAAGCTCACCGACCCCGGCCCGCAGACGTGCACGTTCAACCAGCCCTGCACCGTCCGGCTCACCACCACCGGGGCGAAGCCCCCCGTCCGGTACGCCGCCACCGGCCTGCCGTGGGGCCTGGCGCTCGACAGCGCCTCCGGGCGGATCACCGGCAAGCCCTGGGGCAGCGGCGCCTTCCGGGTCACCGCCACCGCGAGCGACGCCACCGGAGCCACCGCGGGCACCACCTTCACCCTGACCGTCGGCTGGTTCTGA
- a CDS encoding cytochrome P450 family protein has translation MSSPISPVPQAPGTPYVIDPAGGCPHALNARLRAEHGAVAEVVLPGGVPGAVVLGHDALKEFLAHPDVAKGARHFPALHDGTIPADWPLRVFANAQGMHTADDADHRRLRGLVGKAFTIRQVERLRPRVEELTAELLDDLGRAAAGSPDGTADLYEHFALPLPMNVICELLGVDPEHRGRLHHLTNQVIIATDITPAEKMAALQELMALTGTIAAARAANPGEDLTSALIAAREDDGDRLTEVELIGTMRLMLVAGHETTLNLIVNAVRALCAHRDQLALVLDAKATWSDVVDETLRWDTPVSWFPFRYPTRDLTVDGTVIPQGTPVLAGYSAAGRDTSFHGPDADRFDITRPTAARSLAFGHGAHYCTGAPLARLEATIALERLFTRFPDLDLAVPDAELPYQNSFISNNVRSLPVRPGRQATATA, from the coding sequence TTGTCGTCCCCCATCTCGCCCGTCCCGCAGGCTCCGGGTACCCCGTACGTGATCGACCCCGCCGGCGGCTGCCCGCACGCCCTCAACGCCCGGCTGCGCGCCGAACACGGCGCGGTGGCGGAGGTCGTGCTCCCCGGTGGGGTCCCCGGGGCGGTCGTCCTGGGGCACGACGCGCTGAAGGAGTTCCTCGCCCACCCCGACGTGGCCAAGGGCGCCCGGCACTTCCCCGCCCTGCACGACGGCACCATCCCCGCCGACTGGCCGCTGCGGGTCTTCGCCAACGCCCAGGGCATGCACACCGCGGACGACGCCGACCACCGCCGCCTGCGCGGGCTCGTCGGCAAGGCCTTCACCATCCGCCAGGTGGAACGGCTGCGGCCGCGCGTCGAGGAGCTGACCGCCGAACTCCTCGACGACCTCGGGCGGGCCGCGGCCGGCTCCCCGGACGGGACCGCCGACCTGTACGAGCACTTCGCCCTCCCGCTCCCGATGAACGTCATCTGCGAGCTGCTCGGCGTGGACCCCGAGCACCGGGGCCGGCTGCACCACCTGACCAACCAGGTGATCATCGCCACCGACATCACCCCGGCCGAGAAGATGGCCGCCCTGCAGGAACTCATGGCCCTGACCGGAACGATCGCGGCCGCCCGCGCCGCGAACCCCGGCGAGGACCTCACCAGTGCGCTGATAGCCGCCCGCGAGGACGACGGGGACCGGCTCACCGAGGTGGAACTCATCGGCACCATGCGGCTGATGCTCGTCGCGGGCCACGAGACCACCCTCAACCTGATCGTCAACGCGGTCCGTGCCCTGTGCGCCCACCGCGACCAGCTCGCGCTGGTCCTGGACGCCAAGGCCACCTGGTCGGACGTGGTCGACGAGACCCTGCGCTGGGACACCCCGGTCAGCTGGTTCCCGTTCCGCTACCCCACCCGCGACCTGACCGTCGACGGGACCGTGATCCCGCAGGGCACCCCGGTGCTCGCCGGATACAGCGCGGCGGGCCGCGATACGTCCTTCCACGGGCCGGACGCCGACCGCTTCGACATCACCCGCCCCACGGCCGCCCGCAGCCTCGCCTTCGGCCACGGCGCCCACTACTGCACCGGGGCCCCGCTCGCCCGGCTGGAGGCCACGATCGCCCTGGAGCGGCTCTTCACCCGCTTCCCGGACCTCGACCTCGCGGTCCCGGACGCCGAACTCCCGTACCAGAACAGCTTCATCAGCAACAACGTCCGCTCACTGCCGGTCCGCCCCGGCCGGCAGGCCACCGCCACCGCCTAG